One window from the genome of Rufibacter tibetensis encodes:
- a CDS encoding Gfo/Idh/MocA family protein → MAEEENKSAPLDSTRRQFLKTGALAAAGFMIVPRYVLGGKGYTAPSDRLRIAAVGVGGKGESDIKSFYDSGKADIAFLCDVDDTRAANSRQRFPKAKYYKDWRELFDKEAKNFDAVSVSTPDHNHAVTTLAAMQLGKHVYVQKPLTHDIYEARMLTDAAKRYKVVTQMGNQGASGDGVRQLREWYDSGAIGKVHTIYSWTNRPVWPQGIQWPATKADVPQGLDWDLWLGTAPYKEYVNKLVPFNWRGWWDYGTGALGDMGCHLIEAPFRVLDLTYATDVQASVGSVYVDEFKRGYFPESCPPSSHVTLTFPKTEKTKGTVTLHWMDGGIQPERPEELGPNELFGDGGNGTLFVGTKGKMMCSTYGADPRLLPTSRTYKVKPKHQKVKPKHQLARVPGGADGHYAQWVEACLAGYGKMEVSSPFEIAGPLTEALLMANLAIRGVDVRKPKADGTGFDYPGRGVKLLWDNQNMRVTNFDEVNQFVKREYRAGWTLGA, encoded by the coding sequence ATGGCCGAAGAAGAAAACAAGTCTGCCCCGCTGGACAGCACCAGAAGACAGTTCCTGAAAACCGGAGCCTTGGCAGCCGCTGGATTCATGATTGTGCCCCGCTACGTGCTGGGGGGCAAAGGCTACACCGCGCCCAGTGACCGGCTACGAATAGCTGCTGTGGGTGTGGGCGGAAAAGGCGAAAGTGACATCAAAAGCTTCTATGACAGCGGCAAAGCCGATATTGCTTTCCTCTGCGACGTAGACGATACCCGAGCAGCTAACTCCCGCCAACGATTTCCCAAAGCCAAGTACTACAAAGACTGGCGCGAACTGTTCGACAAGGAAGCCAAGAACTTTGATGCTGTCTCCGTTTCTACGCCGGACCATAACCATGCCGTGACTACCTTGGCGGCCATGCAGTTGGGCAAGCACGTGTATGTGCAGAAACCGCTCACGCATGACATCTACGAGGCCCGCATGCTCACTGATGCCGCCAAGCGCTACAAAGTAGTGACCCAAATGGGAAACCAGGGTGCCTCGGGCGATGGCGTGCGCCAACTGCGTGAGTGGTATGATTCAGGAGCCATTGGGAAAGTGCACACCATTTATAGTTGGACCAACCGTCCGGTCTGGCCGCAGGGCATTCAATGGCCCGCCACCAAAGCCGACGTGCCTCAAGGACTGGATTGGGACTTGTGGCTAGGTACTGCGCCTTATAAAGAGTACGTGAACAAACTGGTGCCCTTCAACTGGCGCGGCTGGTGGGATTACGGCACCGGTGCCTTGGGTGACATGGGCTGTCATTTGATAGAAGCCCCGTTCAGAGTACTAGACTTAACCTACGCCACCGATGTACAGGCCAGCGTAGGCAGCGTGTATGTAGACGAGTTTAAACGCGGCTACTTCCCGGAAAGCTGCCCACCGTCCAGCCATGTGACCTTGACGTTCCCGAAGACCGAGAAAACCAAAGGTACGGTGACTTTACATTGGATGGATGGCGGTATCCAACCCGAGCGTCCTGAGGAACTTGGCCCAAATGAGTTGTTTGGCGATGGTGGCAACGGAACGCTTTTCGTGGGTACTAAAGGCAAGATGATGTGCAGCACCTACGGGGCAGACCCGCGCCTGCTGCCTACTTCCCGCACCTATAAAGTAAAACCAAAGCACCAAAAAGTAAAACCAAAGCACCAACTAGCCAGAGTACCCGGCGGTGCCGACGGGCATTATGCCCAGTGGGTAGAAGCCTGTCTGGCCGGATACGGAAAAATGGAAGTAAGCTCTCCATTTGAGATTGCCGGCCCGCTCACCGAGGCATTGCTCATGGCCAACCTCGCCATCAGGGGCGTAGATGTGCGCAAGCCTAAAGCAGACGGAACTGGATTTGATTACCCCGGCCGTGGTGTGAAGCTGCTCTGGGACAACCAGAACATGCGCGTCACCAACTTTGACGAGGTCAACCAGTTTGTGAAACGGGAGTACCGCGCCGGCTGGACGTTGGGTGCTTGA
- a CDS encoding GMC oxidoreductase, whose amino-acid sequence MANNTYDAIVIGSGISGGWAAKELTGKGLKTILLERGRNIEHVKDYVNANKHPWELPHRGGKTQEMIENYPVLKRDYTLNEANLDYWVNEKESPYIESKRFDWYRGYHVGGRSLMWGRQSYRLSDLDFEANAKDGIAVDWPIRYKDLAPWYSYVEKFAGISGSKENIQHLPDGEFLPPMDLNCVEKDVAARLKTHYKGNRHLIIGRTANLTAAHNNRTNCQYRNKCWLGCPFGAYFSTQSATLPAAMATGNLTLRPHSIVTKILYDKDTKKARGVEVLDAETNQTYEYLAKVVFLNASTLNSTWVLMNSATDVWEGGLGSSSGQLGHNLMDHHFRAGAKGDVEGYEDKYYYGRRPNGIYIPRFRNVNGDQRDYIRGFGYQGSASRTGWGREIAEMGIGADLKEAMCEPGAWTMGINGFGETLPYHENMVKLSKEKKDKWGLPVLDISCELKENELKMRKDMANDAKEMLEIAGLKNVETYDAGYAMGQGIHEMGTARMGRDPKSSVLNQYNQVWDAPNVYVTDGAAMTSAGCQNPSLTYMAMTARAVDHAVSELKKMNI is encoded by the coding sequence ATGGCTAATAATACCTACGATGCCATTGTCATTGGATCTGGGATTTCTGGTGGCTGGGCCGCCAAAGAATTAACGGGAAAAGGACTTAAAACCATCCTGCTGGAGCGGGGCCGAAACATAGAACACGTCAAGGATTATGTGAACGCCAACAAGCATCCCTGGGAGCTGCCCCACCGGGGTGGTAAAACCCAGGAAATGATTGAGAATTATCCGGTGCTCAAACGTGATTACACCCTCAATGAAGCCAACCTGGACTATTGGGTAAACGAAAAGGAAAGCCCGTACATTGAAAGCAAACGGTTTGACTGGTACCGGGGCTACCACGTAGGAGGCCGCTCACTTATGTGGGGCCGCCAAAGTTACCGCCTAAGTGACCTTGATTTTGAAGCGAATGCCAAAGACGGCATTGCCGTGGACTGGCCCATCCGGTACAAAGACCTGGCGCCTTGGTACAGCTACGTAGAAAAGTTCGCGGGCATTAGTGGCTCCAAGGAGAACATCCAGCACTTGCCAGACGGTGAGTTCCTGCCACCCATGGACCTGAACTGCGTGGAAAAAGACGTGGCCGCTCGCCTCAAAACCCATTACAAAGGAAATCGCCACCTGATCATCGGCCGCACGGCTAACCTGACGGCCGCTCATAACAACCGCACCAATTGCCAGTACCGCAACAAATGCTGGCTGGGTTGTCCTTTTGGGGCGTACTTCAGCACGCAATCGGCTACGTTGCCTGCGGCTATGGCTACCGGTAACTTAACGCTTCGTCCGCATTCTATTGTGACCAAAATCCTGTACGACAAGGATACCAAGAAAGCCAGAGGGGTGGAAGTACTGGATGCCGAGACGAACCAGACCTATGAGTACTTAGCCAAAGTGGTGTTCCTGAATGCCTCCACACTTAATTCTACCTGGGTCCTGATGAACTCCGCGACCGATGTGTGGGAAGGCGGTCTGGGTAGCAGCAGCGGCCAGTTAGGCCATAACCTCATGGACCACCACTTCCGGGCCGGGGCCAAAGGCGACGTGGAAGGCTACGAAGACAAATACTACTATGGCCGCCGGCCGAACGGGATCTACATTCCTAGATTCCGGAACGTGAACGGCGACCAGCGCGACTACATCCGGGGTTTTGGGTACCAGGGGAGCGCCAGCCGTACCGGTTGGGGCCGTGAGATTGCGGAGATGGGCATTGGCGCTGATCTGAAAGAAGCCATGTGCGAGCCCGGTGCCTGGACCATGGGCATCAACGGTTTCGGGGAGACGCTGCCGTACCACGAGAATATGGTAAAGCTGTCTAAAGAAAAGAAAGACAAATGGGGCCTTCCGGTGCTGGATATTTCCTGCGAGTTAAAGGAAAACGAGCTCAAAATGCGCAAAGACATGGCCAATGACGCCAAAGAGATGCTGGAGATTGCGGGCCTGAAGAACGTGGAAACCTACGACGCTGGGTACGCCATGGGTCAGGGAATCCATGAGATGGGAACCGCCCGCATGGGAAGAGACCCTAAATCCTCGGTTCTGAACCAATACAACCAGGTGTGGGACGCGCCTAACGTGTACGTTACTGATGGCGCCGCCATGACCTCGGCAGGTTGCCAGAACCCATCCCTGACCTACATGGCCATGACCGCCCGCGCGGTTGACCATGCTGTAAGTGAGTTGAAGAAAATGAACATCTGA
- a CDS encoding TerC family protein, giving the protein MFDVFTSPDVWLSLLTLTFMEVVLGIDNIVFISIVVGRLPKEQQGKGRTIGLMLALVFRIILLMFIGTIVGAKEPIFTWDLFWMDEPFAVSWRDIILFGGGLFLLAKSTTEIHNKLEGEEESHAAIKGGTATMGKTLVQIIMVDIVFSFDSILTAVGLVDEIIVMVIAVIISMGIMLAFAKAVSDFVNDRPTVKMLALSFLILIGVMLVAEAFHVHIPKGYIYFAMFFSLVVEMLNSKLRKDIAPVKLRQSEIRDTDGNPETLM; this is encoded by the coding sequence ATGTTTGACGTATTTACCAGTCCAGATGTCTGGCTAAGTCTTCTCACCCTTACCTTCATGGAGGTGGTGCTGGGGATTGACAATATTGTGTTTATTTCCATTGTGGTGGGGCGCCTGCCCAAAGAACAACAGGGCAAAGGCCGTACCATTGGCCTCATGCTGGCGCTGGTGTTCCGGATTATCCTGTTGATGTTCATAGGCACAATTGTAGGGGCCAAGGAGCCGATTTTCACCTGGGACCTGTTCTGGATGGATGAGCCGTTTGCCGTTTCCTGGCGGGATATTATTCTCTTTGGCGGGGGCTTGTTCCTGCTGGCCAAGAGTACCACCGAGATACACAACAAGCTGGAGGGCGAGGAAGAGAGCCATGCCGCTATCAAAGGCGGTACCGCCACCATGGGCAAGACGCTTGTGCAGATCATCATGGTAGACATTGTCTTCTCCTTTGACTCCATCCTCACCGCTGTGGGCTTGGTAGACGAGATCATTGTGATGGTGATAGCGGTGATCATCTCCATGGGGATCATGCTGGCCTTCGCCAAGGCCGTGAGTGATTTTGTGAATGACCGCCCTACTGTGAAGATGCTGGCGTTGTCTTTCCTGATACTCATTGGCGTGATGCTGGTGGCCGAGGCATTCCACGTGCACATTCCTAAGGGCTACATTTACTTCGCTATGTTCTTCTCTCTGGTGGTGGAAATGCTCAACTCCAAACTCCGGAAAGACATCGCACCAGTTAAGCTTCGGCAAAGCGAAATCAGGGACACAGATGGCAACCCCGAGACCCTGATGTAA
- a CDS encoding YajQ family cyclic di-GMP-binding protein, which translates to MPSFDIVSKVDPQTLENAMNTVKKEIQTRFDFRDTKGSVELDKKTNIVHIVTENDMRLRQIEDIILSKIVKQQIDATALDFSNDAVPSGAMIKKDVKVRAGIDKEDAKKIVKLIKDSKLKVTPAIMDDQVRVTAKKIDDLQDVIAMLRRAELGIPLQFVNMKS; encoded by the coding sequence ATGCCCTCATTTGATATTGTGAGCAAGGTGGACCCGCAAACGCTGGAAAATGCCATGAACACCGTGAAAAAAGAAATCCAGACCCGCTTTGACTTCAGAGACACCAAAGGAAGCGTGGAGCTGGACAAGAAAACTAACATTGTGCACATTGTCACCGAGAACGACATGCGCCTGCGCCAGATTGAGGACATCATCCTGAGCAAGATTGTAAAGCAGCAAATAGACGCCACCGCCCTTGACTTCAGCAATGACGCGGTTCCCAGCGGAGCCATGATCAAGAAAGATGTAAAAGTGCGCGCTGGCATTGACAAGGAAGACGCCAAAAAGATTGTAAAGCTGATCAAAGACAGCAAGCTGAAAGTGACGCCTGCCATCATGGACGACCAGGTGCGCGTAACCGCGAAAAAGATTGACGATTTACAGGACGTGATTGCGATGCTGCGCCGGGCTGAGCTGGGTATTCCGTTGCAGTTTGTGAACATGAAGTCCTGA
- a CDS encoding GNAT family N-acetyltransferase, with translation MQIIQPSSFHEFEQYYRLRYEMLRKPWHQPIGSERMEDDNEATHLMAIDEDTGEIMGGCRVHLETDTEAQLRFLAVGPKYQNKQVGRRLLQAVEEEARRLGAKELIVQAREYARNFYKRNGFTEEFPSHLLFGEVQHYQMRKPLY, from the coding sequence ATGCAAATTATTCAGCCCTCCAGCTTTCACGAGTTTGAGCAGTATTACCGTTTACGTTATGAAATGTTACGCAAGCCCTGGCACCAGCCCATTGGCAGCGAGCGTATGGAAGACGACAATGAGGCCACGCATTTGATGGCGATTGATGAAGACACGGGTGAGATTATGGGTGGGTGCCGCGTGCACCTTGAAACCGATACCGAAGCCCAGCTTCGCTTCCTGGCGGTAGGTCCTAAATACCAGAACAAGCAGGTAGGTCGCCGGCTTTTGCAGGCGGTAGAAGAAGAAGCCCGCCGGCTGGGTGCCAAGGAATTGATTGTACAGGCCCGCGAGTACGCCAGAAACTTTTACAAGCGGAACGGGTTTACAGAAGAGTTCCCTTCCCACTTACTCTTCGGAGAAGTGCAGCACTACCAGATGCGCAAGCCCCTCTACTAA
- a CDS encoding lipocalin family protein, with translation MKKSLVFASLGIGLLVLGAAYLVFQPTPAPLPTVSSVDLQRYAGKWYEISLIPNRFEKGCHCTTAEYVPKEDYVEVRNSCRKGSANGKLDGAVGKAFPVEGSNNAKLRVQFFWPFRGDYWILDLADDYSHALVGSPDRNFLWILARKPQLDPVIYARLSQKAQELGFDVRRLVHNDQSCGER, from the coding sequence ATGAAAAAATCTCTTGTTTTTGCTAGCCTTGGCATTGGTCTGCTGGTGTTAGGTGCCGCATACCTGGTCTTTCAACCCACACCTGCTCCTCTGCCTACGGTCTCCTCGGTAGACCTGCAGCGCTATGCCGGCAAGTGGTACGAGATTTCCCTGATCCCCAACCGTTTTGAGAAAGGCTGCCATTGCACCACGGCGGAGTACGTTCCCAAGGAAGACTACGTGGAAGTGCGCAACTCCTGCCGCAAAGGCAGCGCTAATGGCAAACTGGATGGAGCCGTAGGCAAGGCTTTCCCGGTGGAGGGCAGCAACAACGCCAAGTTACGGGTGCAGTTCTTCTGGCCTTTCCGGGGTGATTACTGGATTCTGGACCTTGCCGATGATTATTCCCACGCCTTGGTGGGTTCGCCAGACCGCAACTTCCTCTGGATTCTCGCCCGCAAACCGCAGTTAGATCCTGTGATTTACGCCCGTTTATCTCAAAAGGCTCAGGAATTAGGGTTTGATGTTCGTCGGCTTGTTCATAATGATCAGAGCTGTGGGGAGAGGTAA
- a CDS encoding ion transporter produces the protein MIKEKHLLMSETPTPSTNPVNSALNHERRQLLRRIQHALEGPMIFLGFVWLVLLVVELIWGLGPVLQMINYVIWILFILDFVLRFTLAPEKLPFLKSNWLTAISLVVPALRVFRITRFVRLFRTVRAVRGIRLVRVLSSLNRGMKSLGATMGRRGFGYMLALSLAVLFSGAAGMYTFENQVKGGLASYGEALWWTAMILISLGSEYWPQTPEGRALCFVLALYGFAVFGYFTALLASFFLDRDAASEDSDIAGAKQIDQLHLEVKLLREELQAVLALQQNSLRDMPGKRDGDLGNDREEG, from the coding sequence ATGATCAAAGAAAAGCACTTATTGATGAGTGAGACACCTACCCCTTCAACCAACCCTGTTAACAGCGCCTTAAACCACGAACGCCGGCAACTCCTTCGCCGGATTCAGCATGCCCTGGAAGGTCCCATGATCTTTCTTGGCTTTGTGTGGCTGGTGTTGCTGGTGGTGGAATTGATCTGGGGATTAGGACCGGTGCTGCAGATGATCAACTACGTCATCTGGATTCTCTTCATCCTGGACTTCGTTCTCCGCTTCACCCTGGCCCCCGAAAAGCTTCCTTTCCTCAAATCAAATTGGTTGACTGCTATCTCATTGGTGGTGCCTGCCCTGCGGGTTTTCCGGATTACGCGGTTTGTGCGGCTCTTCAGAACCGTACGGGCTGTACGGGGCATCCGGTTGGTGCGGGTATTGAGCTCCCTGAACCGGGGTATGAAAAGCCTGGGTGCCACCATGGGAAGGCGGGGCTTTGGCTATATGCTGGCCTTGTCGTTAGCCGTTTTGTTTTCCGGAGCAGCCGGAATGTATACATTTGAGAACCAGGTGAAAGGAGGCCTTGCTTCCTATGGCGAAGCCCTGTGGTGGACGGCCATGATCCTGATTTCCTTGGGCAGCGAGTACTGGCCCCAAACCCCCGAAGGGCGTGCCCTTTGTTTTGTGCTGGCCCTCTACGGTTTTGCTGTTTTTGGATATTTTACCGCCTTACTTGCCAGCTTCTTCCTTGACCGCGATGCCGCCAGCGAAGACTCTGACATTGCCGGAGCCAAGCAGATTGACCAGTTACACCTGGAAGTGAAACTCCTGCGAGAAGAACTTCAGGCCGTACTCGCCTTGCAGCAGAATAGTCTTAGGGATATGCCAGGAAAGCGCGATGGTGATCTGGGGAATGACAGGGAAGAAGGGTAG